Proteins encoded by one window of Cloeon dipterum chromosome 2, ieCloDipt1.1, whole genome shotgun sequence:
- the LOC135936079 gene encoding 2-Hydroxyacid oxidase 1-like yields the protein MTSLDKLVCVKDFEDRAASLLENHALEYFKTVAGHGNSFRAAKDAYLRVKLKPRVLRNVSKCSVAATVLNRTCGLPIGISPWAVQKVAHPEGEVGSARAAEAVGAVFVLSTMSTVALEEVAAAAPRGRNWLQTYIYKDRKLTERLVKRAEKAGFEAIVITVDAPVIGIRYDDARSQFTLPPHLELANFKETNQSSSSNNQTLLDRSVTWKDIKWLKTITALPIVLKGILCAEDAELALLHSIDGIIVSSHGGRQLDTVPAPLEVLAEIVDKLKGSSCEVYVDGGISTGSDVFKALAIGAKMALIGRPAVWGLTCGGQHGVQKVLDILRNELETTMMLSGVSDVSEINRNYVRTPSDWFE from the exons ATGACCAGCCTCGATAAGCTGGTGTGCGTGAAAGACTTTGAGGACCGAGCCGCGAGTCTGTTGGAAAATCATGCCCTGGAATACTTCAAAACGGTGGCAGGGCACGGAAATTCATTTCGCGCTGCCAAGGATGCCTATctcag GGTGAAACTGAAGCCGCGCGTGCTGCGCAACGTTTCAAAATGCTCTGTTGCGGCGACCGTTTTAAACCGCACTTGCGGCCTGCCGATCGGCATTTCGCCGTGGGCCGTGCAGAAGGTGGCGCACCCTGAGGGCGAAGTAGGCAGCGCCAGGGCAGCCGAGGCGGTCGGCGCCGTGTTCGTGCTCAGCACCATGAGCACGGTCGCCCTGGAGGAGGTGGCGGCCGCGGCGCCCCGCGGTCGCAACTGGCTCCAGACGTACATCTACAAGGACAGAAAGCTCACCGAGAGGCTGGTCAAGCGAGCCGAAAAGGCCGGATTTGAGGCAATCGTCATTACGGTGGACGCGCCAGTCATCGGAATTCGATACGACGATGCTAGAAGCCAATTTACTCTGCCACCTCACTTGGA GCTAGCCAATTTCAAGGAGACCAATCAAAGCAGCAGCTCTAACAATCAGACTTTGCTGGACAGAAGCGTCACTTGGAAAGACATCAAATGGCTAAAAAC AATTACAGCGTTGCCGATAGTTTTGAAGGGCATTCTGTGCGCTGAGGACGCAGAATTGGCTTTACTGCACAGCATTGACGGAATAATTGTCTCGAGTCACGGAGGAAGACAGTTGGACACCGTTCCTGCCCCC TTAGAAGTCCTGGCGGAAATCGTTGATAAGTTAAAAGGGTCCAGCTGCGAGGTGTACGTTGACGGCGGAATTTCCACAGGGAGCGACGTGTTCAAGGCGCTTGCCATCGGCGCGAAAATGGCGCTTATCGGTCGGCCTGCCGTTTGGGGATTGACCTGCGGAGGTCAGCACGGCGTCCAAAAGGTGCTCGACATTCTCAGAAACGAGCTGGAAACTACAATGATGCTCTCTG